From Rhodococcus sp. B7740:
TCGACGATTCCGATGCTGATCTGGTGGGGTCCTCACCTGGTGCAGATCTTCAACCACACGTACACCGACTTCCTCGGGGACAAGTTCCCCGCGGCCGCAGCGCAGCCGGCCAAGGTCTGTTGGGCGGAGATCTGGGACGAGATCGGAGAGTTGGCCCGACAGGTCGTCGACGGCGGCACGGCAGTGCACGGTGCTCGCCAACGGTTCATGATGAACCGGTACGGATTCCTCGAAGAGACGTACTTCACTTTCTCCTACAGCCCGATCCACGGTCCCGGGCGCGCGGTCCTCGGCGTGTTCGTCGCCACGTCGGAGGTCACCCAGCAGGTGCTCGGTGACCGTCGTATGCAGGCGTTGCTGAGCCTGGGGACGCTGACCGGCATCGACACCGACGGTGCCGAGGACATCTGCCGGGCGGCCGTGGGTGCGCTCGCGGCCGAAGCATCGGAGTTTCCGCTCGTCTCCGGTTACCTACGCGAAGGCATGAATGCGGACGGCCGCGTCGAGTGTGTCGTGACCGGCGGCGACGTCGGCTACGAGCGCTCGACGTGGGAGTGCGCCGATCTCGCCCAGGTCGCCGACGGCGCAGTGGCCGTGGCGACGGTCCGCGTGGACGGCAACGTTCCTCGGGCCGTCGTCGTGCCGTTGACGATGGCAGGCCGTGTGCAGCCGGTCGGTGCGCTGCTGATCGGGGTGAGCAGCCACCGAGTGATCGACGAGGCCTTCACCTCGTTCTGTGGCGTCGTGGCCGAACGCGTATCGACTGCGCTGACCGCCTCCCAGGCCTTCGAGATGGAGCGGCAACGCGTCGTGGCGCTGGCCGAGGCCGATGCGGCGAAGACGCGGCTGCTCGAAACCGTTGGGCACGAATTCCGAACACCGCTGACCCTTCTCGCCGGTCCGCTGGACTCGGTACGCGAGAGTGCTTCCTCGCAGTTGAGCGAACCCGATCGGCACTCCCTCGACGTGGTCCACCGCGCATCGGTACGACTGCGCCGACTCGTCGACGATCTGATGGATGTCGTCAGCGCCGACGCGGGCCGACTCGAGGCCCGTCTCGAACCCACCGATCTCACGGCGGTGACGCGTGACTGCGCAACGCTGTTCGCGACGGTGGCGTCGGACCGCGGTCTCGACCTGGAAGTCGATACGTCCGAGGACGTCGTCGTGCTCAGCGACGGCGAGATGTGGTCGAAGATCGTGTTCAACCTCGTCGCGAACGCCATCAAGTACACCCCCACAGGCCGGGTGTCGGTGCGTCTGAGGGCCGAGACCGACACCGTTCGGCTCGTGATCGCCGATACCGGGCTGGGAATCCCCGAAGACGATCTGTCGCGCATCTTCGATCGATTCCACCGGGTCGAGCACGCGGGAGCGCGCAGTATCGAAGGGTTCGGCATCGGGCTCGCGCTGGTATCGGACCTGCTCACAGCCCTGAACGGGCATGTGGATGTCGACAGCGAGGTGGGCATCGGGAGCACGTTCACCGTGGTCGTGCCCCGGGTGCCGGTCGAGGCCGCGGTGCCCGTCGACCGTCCGGCAACACCGACCGATTCGGTGTCGGCGATCTTCGTGGCCCACGAATCGACGCAGGCGACGCCCGATCGAGCGGACATTCTGCTCGTCGAGGACAACGTCGACATGCGCAACTACCTGCTGAGGCTGCTGACCGAGGAAGGGTGGTCGGTCGCCACCGCAGGCGACATCGAGACCGCACTCGATCTGGCACGGTCGACGCCGCCGGGCATCGTGCTCACCGACGTCATGCTCCCCGGGCGCAGCGGACTGGACCTGGTCGACGAGATCCGCCGCGACACCGGTCTGCAGCGTGTGCCCGTGATACTGCTGACCGCGCGAGCGGGAACGGACTTCGTGCTCGACGGCCTGGGCCGCGGGGCCGACGACTACATCGTCAAACCGTTCCACGATCGAGAACTCGTGGCCCGTGTGCGGGTACACCACGAACTCTCCCGTATGCGCGAACAGATCCTCGCCGAAAGTGACAACCAGGCCTCGACGCTGCGCACTGCCCTCGACACCCGCGGAACGATCGGCCGGGCAGTGGGAATTCTGATGTCGGTCTACCGCATCGACGAAGATGCCGCGTTCACCCAGCTGACCGAACTGTCGCAGAACTCCAACCGAAAGACCCGCGACCTGGCAACCATGATCGTCGACGACTTCACCGCCGGGCTCGACCGAGAGCGTCAGTGATTGCGGCGGTAATTCTCGCGTTCCCGTTCCATTTCGGCCGTCTTCTTCTCGCTCTTCAGATCGGCCGGGAGCCCGTGGATTTCCAGGCGTCGGGCACGGTTCTGGTCCATGTACGCCGCCGTGTAGAACAGCGCGAGCAGCAGGCTGAGCAACACCATCGAGGCGCGTAGCCAGATCGCTCCTGGGAACAGGACGAAAAATCCGATGAAGATCGGCAGGAACGGAATCATCGAGCGCAGGATGTGACGCGGCGTCGCTCCCGGACCGACGAGGTCGCGTCGGACCCAGCCCTGGAATTCGTCGGGGAGTTTGCGGCCTAGGACGGCGTAGCCCAGCCATTGGCCGAGGGGCGGACGGGTGCGGGTCGGGCGAGCGTTCACGACAGTGCTCCTGCTGCGATGGCCGCGTCGTTGACGCGGGTGAGGACGCGTCGCAGTTCGTCGAGCTCAGCGAGCGACGCGCCGAGCTTCGCCACGACGGCGGGTGGAATTTTCTCGGCCTTCTTGCGGAGTGCGGCCCCGGCCGGGGTGAGCGCGACGAGCAGAACGCGCTCGTCCTCGACGCTTCGATTGCGGGTGAGCAACCCCATCGACTCCAGACGCTTGAGAAGCGGCGACAGGGTGGGGGAGTCGAGCTGCAGTGCCGATCCGATGGCTTTGACCGACATCGGCGACTCGCCCCACAGCGCCAGCATCACCAGATACTGCGGATGCGTCAGTCCCATCGGCTCGAGCAGGGGCCGATACACCGACAGCACGGCACGGTTGGCGACGGCGAGTGCAAAGCAGACCTGTCGATCGAGTGCGAGTGGATCTTCGGCGGTGGCCACGGTCCCAGGCTATCAAAATTGAGTAGTGCACTAACCATTAGTGGGCGATTCGATATCGACAGTCGATACTCGATGCCTGAAAGATGTTGCAAAGCAGGGCGAATGCTCGCGCGGAGAGGGGTTGTCAGAGTCCCGGTCGGTCCGAATCGGGCGGATCGACGTTCGGCATTCCATCCGGTCGGTTGCTGTGCAATGCTCCATGCAATTCGCCATTTGGTTGTGACAAATCCCGCCCTGCTGACACCTCCCGAGAGGATCGCCATGCGTCGTCGACGCATCTTCACCACGTTCGTCGTCGCCGCAGCACTGTCGGTGTCCTCGGTAGGCGTCGCGACGGCCGATCCCGTCGGGCCGGTCGCGCGGATCGTCGACACGTCCATCGCGTCGCAGACCCTGCGCACGCTGAGCGTGGAATCGCCAGCGATGGGGGCCGTCGTCGAGGTGCAGGTGCTCACCCCAGCAGCACGGTCCGGCTCGCGGCCGACGCTGTACATGCTCAGTGGCATCGGAGAAGAGGACCCCCACGACAGCATGTGGCTCCGCAAGGGCGGCGCGGCCGAATTCTTCGCCGACAAGAACGTCAACGTCGTCCTACCGCTGGCAGGCCCCGGCAGCTTCTACACCGACTGGCAACGGGACGATCCGAAACTCGGCCGATACCAATGGGAGACGTTCCTGACCGA
This genomic window contains:
- a CDS encoding DUF5313 family protein, whose translation is MNARPTRTRPPLGQWLGYAVLGRKLPDEFQGWVRRDLVGPGATPRHILRSMIPFLPIFIGFFVLFPGAIWLRASMVLLSLLLALFYTAAYMDQNRARRLEIHGLPADLKSEKKTAEMERERENYRRNH
- a CDS encoding response regulator is translated as MNCPRPDAGSARLDELFPGDNATDARFRELDWAATELGPVDQWPQELITAIRTVMPSTIPMLIWWGPHLVQIFNHTYTDFLGDKFPAAAAQPAKVCWAEIWDEIGELARQVVDGGTAVHGARQRFMMNRYGFLEETYFTFSYSPIHGPGRAVLGVFVATSEVTQQVLGDRRMQALLSLGTLTGIDTDGAEDICRAAVGALAAEASEFPLVSGYLREGMNADGRVECVVTGGDVGYERSTWECADLAQVADGAVAVATVRVDGNVPRAVVVPLTMAGRVQPVGALLIGVSSHRVIDEAFTSFCGVVAERVSTALTASQAFEMERQRVVALAEADAAKTRLLETVGHEFRTPLTLLAGPLDSVRESASSQLSEPDRHSLDVVHRASVRLRRLVDDLMDVVSADAGRLEARLEPTDLTAVTRDCATLFATVASDRGLDLEVDTSEDVVVLSDGEMWSKIVFNLVANAIKYTPTGRVSVRLRAETDTVRLVIADTGLGIPEDDLSRIFDRFHRVEHAGARSIEGFGIGLALVSDLLTALNGHVDVDSEVGIGSTFTVVVPRVPVEAAVPVDRPATPTDSVSAIFVAHESTQATPDRADILLVEDNVDMRNYLLRLLTEEGWSVATAGDIETALDLARSTPPGIVLTDVMLPGRSGLDLVDEIRRDTGLQRVPVILLTARAGTDFVLDGLGRGADDYIVKPFHDRELVARVRVHHELSRMREQILAESDNQASTLRTALDTRGTIGRAVGILMSVYRIDEDAAFTQLTELSQNSNRKTRDLATMIVDDFTAGLDRERQ
- a CDS encoding MarR family winged helix-turn-helix transcriptional regulator — encoded protein: MATAEDPLALDRQVCFALAVANRAVLSVYRPLLEPMGLTHPQYLVMLALWGESPMSVKAIGSALQLDSPTLSPLLKRLESMGLLTRNRSVEDERVLLVALTPAGAALRKKAEKIPPAVVAKLGASLAELDELRRVLTRVNDAAIAAGALS